A genomic window from Schistocerca serialis cubense isolate TAMUIC-IGC-003099 chromosome 4, iqSchSeri2.2, whole genome shotgun sequence includes:
- the LOC126475393 gene encoding probable serine hydrolase, with protein MNSEVTEIKIPMPWGYISGKWWGPREKQPILALHGWQDNAGTFDKLIPLFPADIAVLCIDLPGHGLSSHYPKGQQYYIFWDGLVIVRRVVKHFKWEHISIIGHSLGGTIGFLYASVFPDDIKKLVSIDIVSPAVREPSRIVHELGQGIDRFLKYETLTPEDAPCYTYDEMIDIVQSAYKDSLTRESCEVLMKRGMNPVTKSNCESTKEGYLFSRDVRLKVAGLGLISADLVFELAERIKCEYLNIRAKPGLKFDKPEHYHDVLEKIKKTAKRFEFYEIEGTHHLHLNAPESVSTHIVNFLTS; from the coding sequence GAAAATGGTGGGGTCCAAGGGAGAAGCAACCTATACTTGCATTGCATGGGTGGCAGGACAATGCTGGTACCTTTGACAAGCTAATTCCTCTGTTCCCTGCTGACATTGCTGTTCTGTGTATTGACCTCCCTGGTCATGGCTTGTCATCTCATTATCCTAAAGGTCAACAATATTACATTTTCTGGGATGGTCTTGTCATTGTGCGGCGTGTGGTGAAGCATTTTAAATGGGAACATATTTCCATCATTGGACATTCTCTGGGTGGTACTATAGGTTTTCTGTATGCTTCAGTATTCCCAGATGACATAAAAAAACTTGTCTCGATAGACATTGTGAGTCCAGCTGTGAGAGAGCCGTCCAGAATAGTGCACGAACTGGGGCAAGGAATTGACAGATTCCTTAAGTATGAAACCCTGACGCCAGAGGATGCACCTTGTTATACATATGATGAAATGATTGATATAGTGCAGAGTGCTTATAAAGACTCACTGACACGAGAGTCTTGTGAAGTGCTAATGAAAAGGGGTATGAATCCTGTGACAAAATCAAATTGTGAATCAACCAAAGAAGGGTACCTCTTTAGCAGAGATGTCCGACTGAAAGTTGCTGGTTTGGGTCTCATATCAGCAGATTTAGTTTTTGAGTTAGCAGAAAGGATAAAATGTGAGTACTTAAATATAAGAGCAAAACCCGGCCTGAAGTTTGATAAACCTGAACATTATCATGATGTCCTTGAGAAAATTAAAAAGACTGCAAAAAGATTTGAATTTTACGAGATTGAAGGAACCCATCATTTGCACTTGAATGCACCTGAAAGTGTCAGTACACATATTGTTAACTTTTTAACATCATAA